One Littorina saxatilis isolate snail1 linkage group LG11, US_GU_Lsax_2.0, whole genome shotgun sequence genomic window, GTCTCAaactttgaagcaacacatgttaattcatacaggagagaaaaaacatgcatgcaTAGAATGTGATGCCAGGTTCGCACAGTCAGGTTCTTTGAAGAaacacatgataacacacacagGCGAGAAAAAATACGCATGCAGAGAATGTGGTACTAGGTTCACACAGTCGGGTTAtttgaagaaacacatgttaacacatacaggcgagaaaaagcatgcatgcaaagAGTGTGGTGCAAGGTTCAGAGAGGCTGGGACTTTAAAGCAACACATGGTAACAcacacaggagagagaaagtatGCGTGTACAGAATGTGAGGCTAGGTTCACACAGTTAGGAGCTCTTAAGAGACACATGGTAACGCACacaggagagaaaaagtatgcatgttcagagtgtgatgctaggttcacacagGCTGGGACTCTAAAGCAACACATGTTCAAACATTCAGGagagaaaaagtatgcatgCACAGAATGTGATGCTGGGTTCACCGAGTTAAGAGCTCTCAATTGGCATATATCTTctcatacaggagagaaaaagtatgcatgtacagCATGTAGTGCGAGGTTCACACGGCCTGATTATTTGAAGAAACACATGTGCTACCCATGCCAAGAATGCGGTGCTAGGTTTACAATGCCTGGATTGAAGCAGCACATGGTAACTCACTTTGGAGAGAAAAATCATGCATGCACACAGTGTAATGCCAAGTTCCCATTTTCTAgtaatttgaagcaacacatgttaacccatacaggagagaaaaaacatgcatgtgAGGAGTGTGATGCTAAGTTCACACAGTCAAATTCTTTGAAGAGACACATGTTGACGCATACAGGAGAGAGAAATCATGCATGTACAGAATGTGGTACTAGATTTGCACAGTTAAGATTTCTCAGGAGGCACGTgataacacatacaggagagaaaaatcACTCATGTAAAGAGTGTGGTGCTAAGTTCACACATTCTGGGACTTTAAGACTACATATGTTGaaacatacaggagagaaaaggTATGCATGCACAgaatgtgatgctaggttcCCATGCTCACAATATCTGAAgagacacatgttgacacattcaGGAGAGAAAGTTCATGCTTGTAAAGAGTGTGATACTAAGTTCAAAACTTCTGGTAATttaaagcaacacatgttaacacatacaggagagaaaaatcATGCATGCaaagagtgtgatgctaggttcaaaAATGCTGGTAATTTGAAcagacacatgttaacacatacaggagagaaaaaccaTGCATGCACAGAATGTAGTGCTAGATTTGCGCAGTTACGATTTCTCAAgagacacatgttaacacattcAGGAGAGAAAGTTCATGCCTGTAAAGAGTGTGATACTAAGTTCAAAACTTCTGGTAATTTGacgcaacacatgttaacacatacaggagagaaaaatcATGCATGCaaagagtgtgatgctaggttcaaaTATGCTGGTTCTTTGAAcagacacatgttaacacatacaggagagaaaaaccaTGCATGCACAGAATGTAGTGCTAGATTTGCGCAGTTACGATTTCTCAAgagacacatgttaacacatacaggagagaagaATCATGTATGTACAGAATGTGGTTCTAGGTTCACACGGTCTTAttctttgaagcaacacatgttaagaCATTTGGGGCAGGAAGATAGCTCGGTTGGTAGCGGAAGCTAGCTTGAAACCACTCTGTGATAAATGGTGTTGATTCGAACCCCATGTTTTGGCGAGAGATTAGTGGAGTCGGAGGGAACAGTTCCCACAAGGTTAATATATATAAGATATAAGCATTCAGACAATGAGGGTTCTTCAAGCCATAACTTCCCAACTTGTAGAAAAGAGTACTGtctgtacataattatgatataGACTTCTGGGTCGGAATCGCCAAACAAATGGCGAATAAAACTCACTGGAGACAAAATACTAACTTGGACAATAAGTAACAATAGGGTTAATTAGAGCTGCTTTACTCTTGTTTACCACATCGTAATGCAAATTAGGATTTCAAGCTCTGTTCTATACTTCTCTTCAAAACGAAACACTGGtgacagttcaccctgtcacataaTTGTTGTACAATGAGAAAAGACTGCACCAGAGCCAACTTAACTTTGAATGTGATAAGGTGAACTGTCACCAGTATATTAGAGTAAAACTATTGTCATTGTCCAGTCCCCCGTATCTCTCAGGTAAGACTTGCTATGCAAGACAGCGAGAGTGTACAAATGAAACGATTTTGATGGCTAGGacacccccccgcgggttagggggagtcccatattggttgggacgagaaagaatttacccgatgctacccagcatgtcgtaagaggcaactaacggggaaacttgcattctcccagtaaggtcatatattgtactacgttgcaagcccctggagcaattttctgattagtgcttttgtgaacaacaattaacaagtggctctatcccatctcgccccctttcccctatcccatttccccgtcgcgatataaccttgaatggttgaaaacgacgttaaacaccaaataaagaaagaaagaaagaaagatggctAGGACCCCAAGAATTAATCATTGCTTGATACCGAAacagccaatcggattggcAGCTGTGCAGCCGCCATTTTTTCTCGCGAAGCGAGCAATTCCAAGGCACGGTCGTCTACTCTCGCTAAATCCTAGCGTTCCTCGCGGCGAGAATTGTCCAAGAAAcgctacttcctcgccccacttGCTTCACTCGCCAATTCTTGTGTCAAAGAAACGGGGGACTGTTTAGTCGTTTTTTGCCGATCGTTGTGTGTGAATTCATTAGTTTATAAACT contains:
- the LOC138980526 gene encoding zinc finger protein 11-like, translating into MASHCSMEEGDTAVLSDVKIEIDVAEETPQCCHMTESQPYEPHGDGVTTENTATMPSVQTLGQTAVSTYSEMWLKQEILTPETQTAVSSYSEMCLKQEIPMPQRQTAVNAPTPSEMWLKQDFQKPETQTAVNTHSDMLLKQEIQTPETQTAVNTHSDMLLKQEIQTPETQTAVNTHSDMLLKQEIQTPETQTAVNTHSDMLLKQEIQTPETQTAVNTHSDMWLKQEIQTPETQTAVNTQSDTWLKQKIQTPETQTAGNTDKFMRLRQEICPHLPECDSNSSVSATGCMESCLPVCETDVKETNVVPVFESTSRTVDKKYACTDCGSRFRLSQTLKQHMLIHTGEKKHACIECDARFAQSGSLKKHMITHTGEKKYACRECGTRFTQSGYLKKHMLTHTGEKKHACKECGARFREAGTLKQHMVTHTGERKYACTECEARFTQLGALKRHMVTHTGEKKYACSECDARFTQAGTLKQHMFKHSGEKKYACTECDAGFTELRALNWHISSHTGEKKYACTACSARFTRPDYLKKHMCYPCQECGARFTMPGLKQHMVTHFGEKNHACTQCNAKFPFSSNLKQHMLTHTGEKKHACEECDAKFTQSNSLKRHMLTHTGERNHACTECGTRFAQLRFLRRHVITHTGEKNHSCKECGAKFTHSGTLRLHMLKHTGEKRYACTECDARFPCSQYLKRHMLTHSGEKVHACKECDTKFKTSGNLKQHMLTHTGEKNHACKECDARFKNAGNLNRHMLTHTGEKNHACTECSARFAQLRFLKRHMLTHSGEKVHACKECDTKFKTSGNLTQHMLTHTGEKNHACKECDARFKYAGSLNRHMLTHTGEKNHACTECSARFAQLRFLKRHMLTHTGEKNHVCTECGSRFTRSYSLKQHMLRHLGQEDSSVGSGS